ACACACAAGTTCTGAAAGTAAACATTTTCACCACAAACaagttataaagataaaaatgtaagctatgtaaactttattatggaaatataataaataaaaactaaaaaaaaaaaaaaaaaaaaaaataaaaaaaataaaaaaacaagtcaaaaaatttatattaatcttatatacttaattatttaatatttatttctaagaatttgttattttactttttattgattattttattactttaaaagaaatttttatttttatttatttttaaaaaaaaaaaattctttatgaacctgtaactttttgtttttgttttatcttttaaaaaataaagtcttattttaaatatattggtaACATTTATACtctatacaaaattatttattttttacgaaATCAATCTCGGGGCTTTGCGATAAGACAAATtgtgtcttcttcttgccccggCCATCTGTATATTCGAAATATTGGatgtattcatatttttatacagCAAAAAATggatagaaataaaaaaaaatactgtgcgatgcaataatttttttttttttgttatttttaaaagttagctTTATGTGTTGTTACACATTTTTATTCACATTATTAGTGTTTATAATCcaataatcttttaaacatattattgtGTTCAAAAGATTATTCGATTTTAAACACATTATTAGTGTTTATAATCCAATAATCTTTTGGGGAtcgatatttatttatttattttttttgttacttatattaaactttttctatttttattttgttatgcttattttattctttgataTGGAGGTTATCttcatttgatatttatttatcttcattgacaaattttaatatttatttaatcaagtttttatttatgatttaaagtTGTCTTAagctatttttatgtttataaatttaaggtGAATACACGTTTTTGAAATTCGATGCTGTTTTTAAGAGAAGAGTTCAAGCCTACATACTTCAAGCATACTTTCCATCTGCTTCCCTTGTTGTAGTGTCTTGGATATCATTTTGGTTTCATACAAATTGTGCAGTTGCAAGAATGAGTGTGTATTTTGATGCTATTTtcactttagttataaaaaatgtacatattttgtatgcatgtatgtatattttgGACAGGTTTTGGAATCGTCAGTCTGCTTACAACATATAGGCTGTGGgaagttgttttaaaaagtatgccaaaaataaattacacaacTGCACTTGATATTTACATGTTTGGGtgtataacttttatttgtttttcgttGTTGGAGTATGGTCTAGCAACAAATTTTCATTTTGCTCGCTGGAAAAAAAAACGATCAACtcatttgttaaatagcttaaACAAACGCCGCGAAACATTAAACCAAGTTGATTTAAGAGTGTCATTTTCGGTAAGTAGAGTTTTGCATTATTACTTCactttgttaatttaataagtgcatttgttttcaaagttataaattataagtagtttatattttttagaatgctTTTTAAACCTGATTCATTGAAAACAAGTAGTATTATTACATATGTTTCATGAACTtcgacaatttttaaatttaacatttacaacttacaattaaattacaattacaaaatgTACAACGCAGGTCATTTATGGCATagatcaacaacaacaacaacaacaacaacaacaaaacgtTTTCTGGTGCTgagcaaacaatttgttttttgcatagtatttctaattttgatttcaattaTGCAACTCATCTTTCAGCACCACGCCAAACTATAAAGATATTTGGGCTCAAATCTTTAGTATTTGGGGTAattcgtttttaataaaaataaatactttttatattgttgctgagaaatatcttaaaaagacttttaaaaattttttaaaagtcctTTTATTTCTAGCAttttttcacaatatttttttgtcaacaaattttaagtaatagtatctgtattttttaaaatctgtatGAAAATAAGCTTCTTTTAAGACCCAGGTTGACAATAATTGactttcaaatgtttttttttttttgacaattctAGGGATTTTACTCCAAATACTAAAGATTTGAACCCAAATACCTTTACATCTTGacttgatggtgaaaaatgagttgcatatttgaaattaaaataagaaatactgtacgaaaagcaaattttttgcttggcagcagaaaaaaacttttttttgttgatctGTGTAATCCTTCATACtcaattatagattttatattaattgcaTATTGCCTTTGTTTAATACTCTTGATTCCCGTCTCATGATGTTTGATATTTCATAACGAGATTTCACTTCCCTTAAATGACtgtattatatgtttttaaaagggtttttttacaaaaacatcatcATATCTATGAGACATTATTATTGAAAGGGGATGAATTCTATCAATGTATCGTTATAACTATCAATATCTCATTATGTCTACCATAAtaattaacaaacatatttttaattcgTAATAGCAAACAAACCAGCTTCAAACATCAAAACTGTTTATTTCCGATTAGAAATATTACGTTACAACTCAACTACTTTTGCCAACGACATAATAACAACatattaacaacaaaataacagcataaaaataacataacaacATCAAAACAATATATTTCTTAGTAAACaatattatgataatatttaataagatatttcaaaatttattattatatatatttaaaatgtggAATTAAGTATTTGAGTTAcgaaagtaaataaacaaaagggTAAAggaaaataatagaaaataaaaaaatgcgataagaattataaaaagtttaattaaaacaacaagaaaagtatataaaaaaagtttacacaaattaattatttaacatggaatttctttattttagaaTAACTCGAAAAATAAACGTCCATTGTTTTATCTGGAAAGTTCTGATTCTAAAGCAACACATCCCGAAGGCGTGGACTTATACAACAATCTCGGAAAAGCAACTATCCGCAAAATGTCTAAACAAGAGCAAAAATTGAAACTTaaagaagaatatttaaatatgtggAAAAGTGATCCTCCAAAAAAACGCCCTTATTATTTTGAACCCATGATGGTGACAGGAAAACCAGCATCTTTAGATATAGCTAGCCGGTTTTTGTTTCCGTTTGGTTTTCTTTGCTTTAATGTTGTGTATTGggcatattttttacaaaaagcataaaaaaagttctaaaaacttttcataagtttcagaatttctaaaaaaatatcaattacaaaaaactatttgagtttgaaattatagaaataagttttcttttctaatatttaaaaagttgtttacagtcgtgtttcatttttttgtaagatGCCAAcgtagataaaataaattttatgtttattttacgccttaaaaaattatttgagatGCATTTGGTTTGTGGTTTACCCCAGGGCTAACTACACGAGTTTCAAAGCGGAGTAACACAAtcatcaatttctaaaaaatatcctCTGTACCTAgaaatttccttaaaaaaaaaattgtgttttagaaaataagttttttttatatcccAAATAAATGGCAACCAAATCGCATACGCAATAGCCCTCCTTTTCCCGTACCTccatatcaaataaataacaatctcATCACTTATGCCCTTCATCTTTAAAACATGTCTAGCCACACTCAgcttcaatcttttttttttttaatttaaatattaaattcattaCGTCGCAATAAACTGACCCATTTCTCAATATGCAGTTTATGAAAATAGAACATTTTACTTTCAtagtcattttaaaataataaagttatttataaaatgtctaCGCAAGACAGACGAATATTGCAATCTAGCTTAAAAAACCTAGgcattttaaagaacttttaaacaaaatagaataactttaatctaaaactattcacttgttttttattttatttttttttatggggggggggggggatttcCTAAGAATGGATCTATGAGCGCTCGTTTTACAAATTTGACATCTATATCTCATATATTTAAGAATaatagtttatagtttttacattttaaagtaatttaaaaaagtatatacttcAGTTACAATGTCAATttgaaaaacaagttatttataataactgaAGCAAGTTCGCTTGaaaaattatgtattatttCTTTGTATCTTTTAGGATTCGATCGAATTTTAACATTACCCTTGCCATTTTTATCTTCATATATTCTGAAATTTAAATCAACAGAATCATGTTGATCA
This genomic interval from Hydra vulgaris chromosome 01, alternate assembly HydraT2T_AEP contains the following:
- the LOC105846613 gene encoding gamma-aminobutyric acid receptor subunit pi isoform X2 produces the protein MDYQRAFKWTLLRRMVLIILFARFATASRFESTSDLEYSKTWSRIRQAYNPFLRPNFTGNVTSVVMSLTILQFDSLNDDEKSFKTDMYLRQLWVDYRATHNLSTVLIPVIGKKHPSSYIWVPDTVFGGMLGGHVHTMTVANHKLDIYPNGTIYWGCRITLKSYCLFNLRNYPMDTQRCEVGIESYAYDNRHINYIWDKTHPVILHLLELPQHTVQVENTSRYLKYYSSSSNKEGEYTFLKFDAVFKRRVQAYILQAYFPSASLVVVSWISFWFHTNCAVARMSFGIVSLLTTYRLWEVVLKSMPKINYTTALDIYMFGCITFICFSLLEYGLATNFHFARWKKKRSTHLLNSLNKRRETLNQVDLRVSFSNNSKNKRPLFYLESSDSKATHPEGVDLYNNLGKATIRKMSKQEQKLKLKEEYLNMWKSDPPKKRPYYFEPMMVTGKPASLDIASRFLFPFGFLCFNVVYWAYFLQKA